In one window of Scyliorhinus canicula chromosome 17, sScyCan1.1, whole genome shotgun sequence DNA:
- the LOC119952375 gene encoding terminal nucleotidyltransferase 5C-like yields MDESLDCRFNNLNWEQIQSLDQVLTEVIPIHGRGNFPTLEIKPKDIIHVVKDRLEENGIMVHDIRLNGSTASHILVKQNGTSYKDLDIIFRVELPGEKEFQVVKGVVLNCLLDFLPQGVNKEKITGLTLKEVYVQKMVKVANEYDRWSLISLSNNSGKNVELKFVNSLRRQFEFSVDSFQIILDSLLPLFCCEEDEMTKESHPAVLAESMYGNFEEAMDHLRCKLIATRNPEEIRGGGLLKYSNLLVREFKPASDSEIKSLERYMCSRFFIDFPDVSEQQRKIESYLRNHFIGEEKSKYDYLMTLRQVVNESTVCLMGHERRQTLNMITLLALRVLGEQNIIPNAANVTCYYQPAPYVSDRSFSNYYISHGQPHLVYQPYPLHINMQTGLV; encoded by the coding sequence ATGGATGAGAGTCTCGACTGCAGGTTCAACAACCTTAACTGGGAACAGATTCAGAGCTTGGATCAAGTCTTAACAGAAGTGATACCTATTCATGGAAGAGGCAACTTCCCCACACTGGAAATAAAGCCAAAAGACATAATTCATGTTGTGAAGGATCGTCTGGAAGAGAATGGGATTATGGTCCATGACATTCGTCTCAATGGCTCAACAGCGAGCCACATTCTTGTGAAGCAAAATGGAACAAGCTACAAAGACCTTGACATTATCTTTAGAGTAGAGTTGCCTGGAGAGAAAGAGTTCCAGGTGGTAAAAGGAGTGGTATTGAATTGTCTTCTAGACTTTCTACCACAAGGTGTTAATAAAGAAAAGATCACAGGACTCACATTGAAAGAAGTCTATGTTCAGAAAATGGTTAAAGTTGCTAATGAATATGATCGGTGGAGTCTCATCTCCTTGTCTAATAACAGTGGGAAAAATGTTGAGCTAAAGTTTGTTAATTCATTACGGCGGCAGTTTGAATTTAGCGTAGACTCTTTCCAAATAATTCTGGACTCACTGTTACCTCTTTTCTGTTGTGAAGAGGATGAAATGACAAAGGAGTCCCATCCAGCTGTCCTAGCAGAGAGCATGTATGGAAACTTTGAAGAAGCAATGGATCATCTGAGGTGCAAACTGATTGCCACAAGAAACCCTGAAGAGATCCGAGGTGGTGGCTTGCTTAAATACAGCAATCTCTTGGTTCGAGAATTTAAACCAGCATCTGATTCAGAAATCAAAAGCTTAGAGCGCTACATGTGCTCAAGGTTTTTCATTGACTTTCCCGATGTGTCTGAGCAGCAAAGGAAGATCGAATCCTATTTACGGAACCATTTCATTGGCGAAGAGAAAAGCAAGTATGATTACTTGATGACACTGCGCCAAGTTGTGAACGAGAGCACAGTCTGTTTGATGGGACATGAGAGAAGGCAGACTTTGAACATGATCACCCTTTTGGCTCTGAGAGTACTAGGTGAACAGAATATTATTCCAAATGCCGCCAATGTGACCTGCTACTATCAACCTGCCCCTTATGTCAGTGACCGCAGCTTTAGCAATTACTACATATCACACGGACAGCCGCACCTTGTGTATCAGCCTTATCCGCTACACATCAATATGCAGACTGGCCTGGTGTAG